The following coding sequences are from one Candidatus Ancaeobacter aquaticus window:
- a CDS encoding IS30 family transposase, which translates to YSSWERGTNENINRIIRRFIAKGRKIENLTQSTIQTIENWINNYPRKILNFQSAQQGFERELQEIAA; encoded by the coding sequence TATTCTTCTTGGGAAAGAGGTACCAATGAAAACATCAACAGAATTATTCGACGATTCATTGCCAAGGGCAGAAAGATAGAAAACCTGACACAATCAACCATTCAAACTATAGAAAACTGGATTAATAACTACCCACGCAAGATACTAAATTTTCAATCTGCTCAACAGGGGTTTGAAAGAGAACTTCAGGAGATTGCAGCTTAA